In one Desulfatiglans anilini DSM 4660 genomic region, the following are encoded:
- a CDS encoding hydrogenase iron-sulfur subunit — MKLGEYDKTVLVIGGGPTAWEMSRSLAQDGIPVMVAAPDDAERADMPSGVEWILGAQVTDVIGQVGDFAVWLKAGGKRFERRAGAIILALDANRQPGVLPAGAAFGERIRAMTEAEDVLFGRQGHPSLRRVIVLDRLDGLSTAASHERLLRFAVRVQEECNATVYVLTSQVKVASIGLEILYGRLRDGGGLVVKPDAVQVETGDDAVRIRFRDTVLDEDVVLEADMLVAAEDEAPSPELERLAGVLRIERDKQGFLQADNVLRRPCLTNRRGVLSVGSSAAPSTQWDTEQGVTAATVEIRELYRWIEEEDHPDTILYNRDFCAFCLTCFRVCPHGAIHFTDRPNFLPLACQRCGLCAAACPGEALELVGYEKETFFKTLSSLKPLDVEGSKRIVAIACTKSAGRVLNAAPADAEIRKGLAWVEVQCAGTIRTTSLLRLLARPGLVDGVLVLACHNGNCRSGTGTVVAKNLVESVKVLLKAIGADPGRIGYISTAANDEVELARQITAFRDGLR, encoded by the coding sequence ATGAAGTTGGGAGAATACGATAAGACAGTCTTGGTTATAGGAGGCGGACCGACCGCATGGGAAATGAGCCGTTCCCTCGCACAGGATGGAATCCCTGTCATGGTTGCCGCGCCTGACGACGCGGAGCGGGCCGATATGCCGTCCGGGGTCGAATGGATTTTGGGGGCGCAGGTGACGGATGTCATCGGGCAGGTCGGGGATTTTGCCGTCTGGTTGAAGGCCGGGGGCAAGCGGTTCGAGCGGCGCGCGGGGGCCATCATCCTGGCCCTGGATGCAAACCGTCAGCCGGGAGTGCTGCCTGCCGGCGCGGCCTTCGGTGAACGTATCCGGGCCATGACCGAGGCCGAAGACGTGCTGTTCGGTCGACAGGGGCATCCGTCCCTTCGAAGGGTGATTGTCCTGGACCGTTTGGATGGGTTGTCGACGGCGGCATCGCACGAGCGGCTTCTGCGGTTTGCCGTCAGGGTTCAGGAAGAGTGCAACGCCACGGTTTATGTCTTGACTTCCCAGGTGAAGGTTGCTTCGATCGGTCTCGAAATCCTGTATGGTCGTTTGAGGGACGGCGGAGGGCTCGTTGTCAAGCCGGATGCCGTTCAGGTGGAGACGGGAGACGATGCGGTCAGGATTCGTTTCAGGGATACGGTTCTGGACGAAGACGTGGTTCTGGAGGCGGATATGCTGGTCGCAGCCGAAGACGAGGCCCCTTCTCCGGAGCTGGAGCGTCTTGCGGGGGTGCTGCGCATCGAGCGCGACAAGCAAGGGTTCCTGCAGGCCGACAATGTCCTGCGGCGGCCATGCCTGACCAACCGCCGGGGCGTTCTTTCAGTCGGTTCGAGCGCCGCCCCGTCGACGCAATGGGATACAGAACAAGGCGTCACGGCTGCCACGGTCGAGATCCGTGAGCTTTACCGCTGGATCGAAGAGGAGGACCATCCGGACACCATCCTATACAACCGGGATTTCTGCGCATTCTGTTTGACGTGTTTCCGGGTCTGCCCCCACGGCGCGATTCATTTTACCGACCGGCCGAATTTCCTGCCGCTTGCCTGCCAACGTTGCGGACTTTGTGCCGCCGCCTGCCCGGGCGAGGCGCTGGAACTTGTCGGCTACGAGAAGGAAACCTTTTTCAAGACGTTGAGTAGCCTCAAACCCCTTGATGTGGAGGGTTCGAAACGGATCGTCGCCATCGCCTGCACGAAATCCGCCGGCCGGGTGCTGAATGCTGCGCCAGCGGATGCGGAGATCAGAAAGGGGCTGGCTTGGGTGGAGGTCCAGTGTGCCGGGACGATTCGGACCACCTCTCTCCTGCGGCTGCTCGCCCGTCCCGGACTGGTGGATGGAGTCCTGGTTCTGGCTTGCCACAATGGGAACTGTCGATCGGGGACGGGTACGGTCGTTGCCAAGAACCTGGTGGAAAGCGTCAAGGTCCTCCTGAAGGCCATTGGCGCGGACCCGGGGCGGATCGGCTACATCTCGACTGCGGCCAATGACGAGGTCGAGTTGGCCCGGCAGATCACCGCGTTCCGCGACGGACTTCGCTGA